From the genome of Streptomyces spinoverrucosus:
GGAACGGCCCGGCCAGGGCGGGGATGCCGAGGTTGTCCGCGAAGGTGCCGGTGGGTGCGGCGAGGTTGGGGCCGACGACCCCGCCGAGGGTGGTGGCGACCAGGACGGTGGAGACGGCGCGGGCGCGGTGGTCGGGCGCGGCGAGGTCGGCTCCGGCGTACCGGGCCTGGAGGTTGGTGGCCGTCCCGGCGCCGTAGACGAACAGGGCGATGAAGAGCAGCACGGGGTTGTCGGCGACGGCGGCGGCGATGACGCCCGCGCTGCCGACGGCGCCGGTCAGGTATCCCGCCGTCAGGCCCGGTCGGCGGCCCCGGGCCTGGGAGATGCGGCCCACCGCGACGGCGGCGACGGCCGAGCCGGCGGTGAACAGGGCGCTGGGCAGGCCCGCGAGGTCGGTGGAGCCGAGCATGTCCTGCGCGAGCAGGGCTCCGACGGTGATGCCGGCCGCGAGCCCCGCCCCGCTCAGAATCTGGCTGCTGACCAGCACGGCGAGGACGCGACGCTGAGCCTCGGGCCGGGGAGATATACCGGCGGGGCCGGCTGAGGCGGTGCTTGGCACGGGCGTTTCTCTTTCTCGGTCCGGGCTGGGCTCGGCCGCGGTGAGGTTGCGGATATGAAGTGTGCGACGTGGGCCTGGCGCCTGGCGGCGAGGGCGCCCTCGATGTGCCCGGCGTACTGCATGGCCGTCTCGGTCGAAGCCCAGCGCAGCCTGCGACCCAGCGCAACCTGCGACCCAGTGCGGGCCGCTGGTCCACCGCTCATTGCTCCAGTCTCACCCGTCGGGACCCGACATGTGGTGCAGCTCGTGCGGCGGGCCGGTTGCCGAGGTCGATGCGCGGGCGGTCCTCACCGTCGGCCAGTCGCTGTCGGCGGTGTCCAGAACGATGCGGAAGCGGGGAGCTGCGGACCGCAGCCGGATCACGGCTTCCCCGGCCTGCCGCAGCGGCATGCGCGCGATCACGGGCCGTACGCCAACCGCCCGCGCGGATACCGGCCTTGCGCACGGCGTTGAAGGTCGTCACGCCCGCGCAGCCGAACGGGGCGGCGTCGAAGAGGTCGAGCTCGTCGGGGATGCGTGCGAGCGCATCGGCGGCACGGTGATGCTCCGGGCCCAGCCGCCGGGGTAGGACAGGCCGGGTGCCTTGCGTTCGGGGCAGTGGACGACGTCGCCCACCCGGCAGAACGCGCAGTGCCCGCAGCTGCCGCCGAGCCAGCCGACGGCCGCACGGTCCCCGACCGACCAGCCCTCGACCCGGTCGCCGATCTCGGCGATGACACCGGCGATCGGCGGCCCCGCTCCAAGCTCACCTCGCCCGACGTGCCCCACCGGCCACTGACGAACGAGGGCCGCAAGGTGCAGATCTCCTTCGAAGCGGTCTGGAGCCCCGACTCCCCGCTCGGCGCGCACCTCCGCCACCTCGCCGACACCCTCGCAGCAGCCGCCCGCCCCTGGCCATAGCCAGCGGCAACGCTTGGTCTCCAGGAACCGCGATGGCGTACCGGAGGTCGTCGACGGTCGGCAGGTGACAATTCCCGCAGCCGCTCACACACGTCGTGCAGCCGGCGAACACAACCCTGCGTTGAGCAGCATCCTGACGGCAGCGGTGGCTGCGGCGGTGGCCAGCGACATCCACGACGGCTCGGCGGCGAGCCGAATCAGTCCCGCAGCCAGCAGGAAGTCGGTCAGCAGAGCGATCGTGGGCTGGACGCGGCGCAGGCGGAGAACGCCACCGTCGTCACCGCCGCCGCGCTCATCATGGGGCTGGTAGAAGGATCTGGTCGGCCCCGGCCCGATCATGAGCGGAGCCGCTGGCCCGGCGCATCCCGGCCGACGTGGACAACGCCCAATCAGCGGCGCCCTCGACATCGCCGTGGTCGGCCTTGGTTCCCGGCAAGTGCCCCCACGCCGGAGAACACCACGTTGCCGGTCATGTTGGCGACGAAGACATGGCCGAGGACCAGGTAGCTGAACGCGTCGACCAGGCCGGTGACCACGGTGAGCGCGAGCATCAGCGGGGGTAGTGGACCGTGCCGGTCCGCCGGGTCGGGGACTACGGTCGTCCACGCGTCACGAACGACAGGGCCCAGCACGTCGAGGAACGCGGCGGCGGCTGGCCTGGGGGGCCGTATCGCGCAGAGGGCCCGGGCCCACCGCGGACTCGTCCTGCATCTGGTCGTGCTTCTGGGGATGGCCATGGGCGGCCTCGTCGGCGCCGTATCGGCCCTGCACGGCAGCCCGGCCCTGCCACTGCTGTTGGCCTTCGTGGTCCTCGCGGGCGGTACGGTCGCCGCCTTCGCCCTGACCCGATCCGATGCCGACTGGACCAGCCCGCTGTGATCAGCGGCCTCGCCCCGGGATCAGCCGCAGGGCTCCCGTGATCGCCCGGAACATCGAATCCGCAGGCTCCCTCATCCCGTAGCCCCAACTCCCATGCCTTGCCCGCCATCCGCCGCTCACAGCGGCCAAGCAGTCAGCAAATCGCCGGGGCCGTAGGCGGCGTCGAGCCCCGTGCAGTCGACGCCGCTGCGCGAGACCGCCACGACTGGAGCCGGTTCGTCGGTGAGGGCGGCCCGGTGCCGGTGAAGAGCCGCCAGGTCGTGCCGGTCGAAGGGCGACTGCTCGAACCACTTGATGGAGCCGACGAAGAGCAGTTCCTTGGCAATGGGGGCGCGGTCCGCCCCGACGATGTCGATCTCGACGTTGTCGGTACGGGTCCAGTAGCCGCCCACTGCGGGGGCCGCGGGGAGCAGGTCGTCGGGCAGTATCCGGGCGAGCGCCTCGCGCAGGAGCGGCTCGATCGCCCGGCCGCGCCAGCTGGTCCAGCTCTCCCGGACCCGCGCCAACGTCAGATCACCCCGCCCCCGCTCGATCTCGTCCATGGAGGGGCCGAGCAGGTGCAGCCAGAACCGCAGGTAGGGATCTGCCACCCGGTAGCGGCGGTCCTTCGACGGGCGTAGCGACACGGGCAGCTCCGCGGCGACGATCCGCTTGTCCGTGAGCAGCTCCAGGGCTCGCTGCAGCGGCGTGGCCCCGATCCCGCCGGCCGCACGGGCGATGTTGGTGAAGGTACGCTCGCCGCTGCCGATGGCCGCCAGCACCGTACGCGCCTGAGCCTGCGGGGGGAATTCGGCAGCCAGTGAGCGCTCGGCCGACACCAGCAGCGCCGAGACCGGATCACTCAACGCCTCACCGAGGAAGTCCCACAGCCCCGCGCCGCGCGGCCACTCCGCGCAGATCAGCGGCAGCCCGCCGGTGACCAGCGCGGCGTCGAAGGCGTCGGCCGGATCCAGTGCCAGCATCCGCCCCACCTCGGCGGGGTTCAGCGGCCCGAGCACCATCTCCCGGCCGCGCTGGTGGAAGGGGCGTCCGTAGCTGTTCAGCGCCTCCATCATCGACAGATCGGAGCCGATCAGGATCAGCAGGACCGGCTTGGTCTCCAGCACTCGATCCCAGGCCCGCTGCAGCATCCCCTCGAAGGCCCCGCCGGCATCCATCAGGTACGGCACCTCATCGATGACCAGCACGCTCGCCCGGTCCGTGGGGAGCGCCGCAGCCAGCACATCGAACGCGGTGTCCCAGCTCTCCGGCCGCGCGGCGGCCACCAGCTGCGCCAGCGGCAGCGTCGACACCTGGGCGTCCCGGGCGAGCCGCGCCAGATCATCCCGAGGTGACGCGCCCGTGGCCGCGTAGAACAAGAACGGGGCTCCGGAGCGCTCCGCAAACCGCTCGACCAGTCGCGACTTGCCCACCCGGCGCCGCCCACGCAACATCACGCACCGGCCGGGGCGCTCTCCGCCGACTCCGGTCGCCACTTTCCGCAGCTCGCGCTCCAACGTCGCCAGCTCCTGCCGGCGGCCCACGAAATCGACCACGTCTGCCAACCTCCACGCATGAGACTAACAGCAACGTTAGTAACATGCGTGTTAGCTCGACGCCGGAGGCGCCATCGCCGTGACCATGGCAGCCGGCCTCGGCGCCATCATCTGGACCTCGACCCCGGACGACATCCGCACCCTCATCGACGCCCAGGACATCAAACCCACGCCTGTCATCCGCACCGTCTGATCACCGACAGTCCCCGACGACCAGCCGTGCGCGCCTGCGCCCGCCTGTTGAGCGAGATGTCTCACGTCTCAACTCTTCAACCAGGCGGGCCTCGTTGGTCATCTATCCTGCCGCACGCGCTTGTTGAGTGGGCCACGATGCTCATCGCCACCCGGGAGGGTGACCGCCGCTGCAAGCACGGTGAAGATCAAGGGGCCCGACCCCGAAGAGTCGGACCCCATTTGACCTGCGCGTTTGCCAGATCGGCGACGTGGCCATGTCACCGGCCAGACGTTGAAGCGGAATGTCTGCGGGCTGATCCTGACCTGCGGCGGAGCCCCCTCCAGGGCTCTGACCTGGGCTTCTGGCCGGGTACCCCGGAGGCAGAGAAACCCCATGGCACACCGGCGGGACCTGCCACGAGACTGCGCAGGTGAGCGACTCCTACCCCTGTCCCTGCCGCCGGCACCGTGTGCTGGGCACGATGCCCGGCTCGTACGAGATCCCCATCTGCTTCTGGGAGGACGACGGGGTCCAGTTTCGCTGGCCCACCATGGCCGGCGGGGCGAACAAGGTCTCCCTGATCGAGGCCCAGCGCAACTACCAGGACTTCGGCGCCTGCGACGGGCACGGCCGCCGGTACGTCCGCCCGCCCGCCGAGCACAAGCCACTCGACCCCGCCTGGCGCCCCATCGATCTGGCGCGGGACTCCTTCGAAGACTGGGCGGCCGAGGACCGGGCCCCGTGGCCCGACGACCGCTCGGTGCTCTGCTGGCGGCTGCCCACTTTCTGGCGCCGGGACCACCCATGACCACCCACATCGAGAGACTCATCCAGCAGCTCGACGACTCGACCGGCCCGTCGTACGACGCCCGCGCGGAACTGATCGGCATCGGCTCCCACGCCACCCCCGCCCTCATCGACGGACTGCCCTCCCTCGGCGGCTTCGGGCAGCTGACCGCCATCGAGGTCTTCGAAGAGGTGGCGGACCCACGCTGCGGCCCCGCCCTGATCGCCCTCCTGGGCAGCGACGACCCCACCGTCCGCGAATGGGCGGCCATGGCCCTGGCGCGCCTGGAGATCGACGGCGCGGTCGAGCCCCTGCGCCGCGCCTACCGCGCCTGCCTGGAACGGGCGACACCACCGGACTGGAGCGAACCGGGCGGCATCCGCTGGGCCCTGACCGAACTCGGCGCCCGCCGCCCCGTCGTCCCGCCGCTCACCGCGCACCTACGCGCCACCGCTGCAGACGACGCCCCCGGCTGGCCCTCGACCCACTTCACCGAGATCATCAACGACCTGGCCGACCACGCCCAGGTGATCCTCTACTCCCAGTTCTGGCGGGTGGACGCCAGCCGCACATACGGCATCTCCGGCACCGGCCTGGACTGGGAACTCGACTGGACCGCGCCCTGGGAGCACCTGGTCGAAGAGTCCCGCACCTGGTCCCTGCTGGAAGCCTCCGAAGCCCCCGCCGCCGACGACATCTTCGTCGCCCCCACCTGGATCGACCGCACCGACCTGTACCCGGAGAGGTGACCGATGCCTTTCCAGCATCCCGAGGAGATCGGCTACGGCTACGTGATCGAGCGCTACGTGACGAGGAAGGACTCGGACCACCCGCGCTACCGCGAACTGAAAAGCGGTCGTGTCCTGCGGCCCGGGTGGCCACACGCCGAACGCTTCGCCTGTCACCTCATCGACGACGCGGCCACGATCACCGACGCCGAACTGGAGGCCCTCCTCGGCTACGAGTGGCGCTCACGCCTCACCGCCGCCTGGCTGATCGGCGTAGGCCGACGCGCCACGTTCCGCGAACGCATCAGCGACCTGCTCCTGGCCAGCGAGTTCTGCTTCTCCGGCAGCGCCTACTGCTTCGCCCTGGCCCGCTTCGGCACCCACGCGGACGCCGAGATCCTCACCGCCTACCTCGACCACTACCTCCCCCGCACCGACCTCCGCTACGACCAGCCCGCAGCCCTAGGTGCCCTCCTCCGCCTCGACGCCCACCTTGGCACCCACCATGCGGACCGCTTCACCCAGCCTGCCGGTCTCTGGGACCAGTGGGTCAATGCCCTGACCCACCTCCACGACCACCCCGCTTACACCCTCGCCGAGCTTCGCCGTTGGACGGACCTCCAATGCGACTTCGCCAACGGGTGGACCCGTCCGTAGCCGTAGCCACCCGGCTGCGGGCGGAGAGCGCTGCTTCAAGGGTCCACCTCCAGAGAGTTGCTACCACTGGCAGGATCGCCTCCATGAGTGGTAGTAGAAAGTACTCGATCAGCCTGCCCGAGGAGCTCGCCGAGGCCGTACGCACCCATGTCGGCCCTGGCGGCTTCTCCGCCTATGTCGCCGAAGCCCTCGAACAGCGGGTCGCCATGGACAGGCTTCGGGAGATCGTCACCGACTTCGAGACGGACAATGACGAGCTCACGCGCGAGGAGGTCGAGGCCGCCCGCGCACTCTTGCGCCATGACCACCGGCAGGCCGGTGGGGCCGCCGCCTGATGCCCGGCACCCTGCTGCTCGACAGCGAAGGACTCTCCAAGCTCTACCGCAAGGACCGTACCGTGGTGTCTCTGGTGCAGGCGGCATCGGAGGAGGGCATCCGCGTGGCCACCAGTGCCATGACCACCCTTGAGGCCGATTACGAGCGGATCCACCCGGCCCGTATCAAGTGGATCCTCTCCCGCATCGACGTTCACGACGTCACCAAGGCGGTCACCGACGAAGCCGCCGCCCTCCTTCGCGCCCATCATCTCCACGGCCACAAGTACGCCATCGACGCCGCTCTAGCCGTCATTGCCCGCAACGCGCCCCGGCCGGTCACCGTCCTCACTTCCGCCCCCGAGGACCTGACACTCCTCTGCGGCCCCGCCGTAGAGGTCGTCAAGGTGTGACACGCACGCCGCGCCCCGAGCCGGGCGAGGACCCCAGGCGGACAGCGGACAGCGCCCGACCTGCCAACAAGCAGGCCGGGCGTTCACTTGACACGGAGTCACACGTTGAAGCGGAATATCCAACGCAGCGCTCCCACCTGCGGAAACGTTTCCTCAGGCGAGGATATCCAGCACCGATCCAGCACGGGAGCGGTTCATCCTGCACATCCAGCACGTCAAGCCGCGGAGACAGCCTCCTCCGAGCACTCGGTCGCAGGGCGCATGGCGTTCTGCATGATGTCCCGACAACGATCCCATGCCTCGAGGACGAGGTGACCGTAGATGTCCACGGTGGTCTTAATCGACTTGTGGCCGAGCCAGCGTGAGACCTCGCGGATCGGTACGCCGTTCGCCAACGCGGTCGAGGCGAAGAAGTGCCGGAGACTGCCGGGCGAGTACTTGGCCTTACCGTCCGCATCGACCAGGCCGGCCGACACGCACGCCTTCCTGAAGTGGTAGCCGTAGGTGGAGGCGGTGGGCATCACGCCCTTGCCACGCTGGCGCGGGGCGAAGAAGACCTCCAGCCGATGTCGCCTGCCCCGCTGACCAGTGAAGGTCACGGGCACCGGCTCCCACCGCAACAGGTGGGCGTCGATCTCCTGCTCCACGAACGCGGCGGCCGGGACGTCCCGGTACTCACCCTCCGTCCGGTGCTTGAGCGGCACGAAGACCGTGTGGCAGTCATCGCGGTGAGCCTTGGCGCTGACCTGCCAGCGGATCCTGACGAAGCCGGACCGTCGGCACTCGACAGAGAAGGCCAGGGCCTCGCTGGGGCGCTGGCCCGTACCCGATTGAAGGTAGACCGCGAGTCGGTACTGCGGGGCGATGTGCTCCGCAATCAGATCGACCTCGCCCAGCGTGGGAATCTCGTCCTCGTCCACCGCGCACGGAGCCGCCCGGGATATCCGAACGCCACGCGCGGGATTGTCCGGGATGCGTTTATCGGCGACGGCCGCCTCCAGCATGGCGGCCACCATCACCATCCGGTCATTGACCGTGGAGACCGCCAGCCCCGCACCGGAGGCATGCACGTCCTTGGCGAACTCCTCGAAGTCGCGCCGCGCCAGCCCGGCCAGCGTCCTCCGTCCCAGGCGCGGCACGAGATGGTTACGGATGAACCCCTCGTAGCTGCGGCGCGTCGACTCACCGACGACCCGCCGCTCCAGCCACTCCTCAGCCCAGACCCGCAACGGCACAAGCGCTTGCGCAGGATCGAAGCGAATGCCCGCCTTCTTGTCGTTCTCGACCTTGTCGGCGAAAGCGTCTGCACCATCCGAGCCCACCCGACGAGGAAACGACCTCTCCCGCTGACGCCCACGCCTACCGCCCGGTTCCCGGTACCGGACCGTCCACCCATGCCGACACCGCGGACGATCACAGGGAAAGTTCCGGTCCCGGACATCCCTCTTGCACCTCTGAAAAACGCTCGCCACCCAAGCCCCGATCCGCCGCCTGGCCCGTGCTCGAAACCGTGCACCGCTACGTCACGGCCGAGCAAGATATTCAGAACCAATCCGCTCTTTCCGGCGAATCTGGACTCAGCCTTAGCCGCAGCCCCGCGGGCCACCGAGTCGGCGAAGCCCTCAGCGCTCGTCGGTGTGATCCGTACATCAGCGTCGAAAGCCATACCGCGCTATGGTTGATGTATGGCAACCAAGAAGGTGACTATCACTCTCGACGAAGCCCTGGTCGAAGCCCTGGCCGGAGCCGCCGAGGAAGAAGGCATCCCGCTCTCCCGCCTCGTCGCCGGAGCAGCCGAACGCGAGCTGCGCCTGCGGGCCGGCCGGGCCGTCATCCAGGAGTGGCAGGCAGAACACGGCGCCTTCACCCCCGAAGAGCTCGCCGCCGCCCGCGCGGACCTCGCCGCTGCCGACGCCGAGTACCTCAGCGGTTCGGGAGTCTCGGCCGCGTGAACATCCCCTACCTGTACGACGCCGGAGTCCTCATCGCCATCGACAACGACGACCGACGCATGTGGGCCCGCCACAGCCTGGCCCTCGAAGACGGCCGGGACATCCACGTCCCCTCCGTCGTCGTCAGCCAGGCATGGCGGGACTCCCGCCGCCAGGTCAGACTCGGCAAGTTCCTCGCCGGGTGCCACGTCGTACCCGTCGGCCTCGAAACCGCCAAAGCCGCAGGCATCCTCTGCGGCAAGGCCGGCACCTCCGACATCGTCGACGCCACCGTCGTGACCATGGCAGCCAGCCTCGGCGCCATCATCTGGACCTCGGACCCGGACGACATCCGCACCCTCATCGACGCCCAGGACATCAAACCTGCCCCTGTCATCCGCACCGTCTAGCAACCGACGAGCTCCGGCTCGAGAACCGCCTCCAGGCCATCGAACGGGACACCGACGCGGCCCCGAGCAGTGGTGCACATAACTTTGCACTCGGTGGTGCACTCAGACGAGTACGCGGGCACCTGTAGACGCGGGAGGCGGAGGAAGCCGGGTGGTGCTCGTAGTCAGATCGACCTCGTCCAGCTTGGGGATCTCGTCCTCGTCCACCACGCACGGAGCCGCCCGGGATACCCGGATACCCTGCGCGGGATTGTCCGGGATGCGCCAGGGAACCCGGTTCAGGGTCACCCACGCCCAGGGGCAGGTGGCAGCGATGATGCGCGGGATGGGCCTGGAGCGCTACCTGTCGGGCGAGGACTCCGCCGGCTAGCCAGGCGTCGGTGGGGCGTCGAGCGCGACTCCGGACGGGACGAGGTCCGTCACGTACTGCCGGAAGGAATCCTCCTCGTCGTCCTCGGCGAGAGCGGTCAACGGGCTGGTCGGCCAGACCGGTTCTCCCCCGATCCAGGCGACCGCTGCGGAGGGGTCCTGCGGAACGCTCCGCAGCTCCAAAGTCCCCTCCGGGGGCAGGAGTATCGCCCCCGGCACCACGTCCATCACCGCGGTCGGCCGTTGCGCCCCCGGCTCGAAGAGGACAAGCATCGGCGCCTCGGTCGCGGGCTCCTCGCCACCCGGCAGGAGGAGGTAGTCGAGGGACCGGACCTGCCCGCGCCGGGCGGCGCGCAGCAGTCGGCGCAGGATCCTCCCGGTGGCGACCACGCACCACACCAGACGAGCGAGCGCCAGGGCCGCGACCGCGCCGCTCACCCACAGTCCGCGTCTGAACCCCGGGTCGCCGGGAATCCAGGCGACTGACGGATGGCCGGCTGCGTACTCGATCCCGACGGTGTCTCCCTCGGCCGGGGCAGGGTCCGCGTGCACGATGTCCGTCACGATGCGGCGGCCGTCCGCCGTGAGGAAGCTCATCTCCGCCGCGCCGGGCAGCAGCCAGGGCTCCAGCGGGAATTCATCGTGCCGATACTCGACCGTCGCGATCGCGGTCTGAGGCCGGTCCGTCGTGATCCGGAAAGCCGTCATCCACCACCATCCCGACCACAGGGCGGTGACGCCGAGGACGATCAGGGCGCCCCAGGCGATGCCCGAGGCGAGGGTGATCCGGCGCAGTGCGGGCGATCGCCACCAGGGACCCGAGCGCGGGTCGGGCTCTGGGCGGCGACGCTTCGGGCCGGCCCCGAGCACGTCGCGCGCGAGGAGCAGGCGGGACACCTCGGTCAGGTGGGAGCGGTCGAGGATGTCGCCCGTGTCGGCCGAGTCCCCCGCGGGGTCCTTCCGAAGAGGGGCGGGCGAGGGAGCGGCGGCGGCTCCGGCCGAGGTGGCGGCCGTGGAGACGAGTGCTCTGCCCCGTCGCGAACGCCGGGAGTGCAGGCCGACTCCCAGCAGGGCCACGCCGGCACCGAAGGCCGTGACGAACCCGAGGCCGACGGGGGTGAAGTCCCGGTCGAACGCCTCCCCCCGAAGGGGCCACGGCAGGACGCTGACCTCCAGGAGGTCCCCGGCCGCAACCCCGTCGCAGTCGACCTCCGCCGTGAGCGGAGTGCCGTCCCAGGGGTCGGCCCAGGCGACCGCGCACGTGTCGTACTCGGTCGTGCCGGTGACCTCCGCGTGCACGGGCTGTCCGAATCCGTACGCGAGCGTCACAAGGCCCAGACCCGCCAGGCCGAGCGTCATCGCGGCCCAGCTCCACCAGGGCACCATCACCCGGCCCACGTGGCGCAGGGCCGCCTCGCCGCCGCACACGTGGCGCCGGAGCAACCGCAACCGGCGTGCGCCGCTCACGGAGGCCGAGGCGATGCCGACCAACGCCGCCAGCCCCGAGACGGTCACCCCGAAGGCCATCATGAACCGGGAGTCCTCCAGATCGGCCGCCTCCCCGCGTACCGGCCAGGGCCGGGCGCTGATCCTCAACAGGTCCCCTGGCTTCTCCCCTTGGTAGCAGTCGACGCGTGCCCGCTGAGTGCGGGACGAGTCCCAGGGGTCCTGCCAGGTAATCCGGCACGAGTCCCCCTCCACGTGGGTGACCGTCGCGGTCACCTCACGCCCGAGGCCGAAGGTGTGCACGCCGAAGAGTGTCAGAGAGAGCGCACCGGTCAGGAGCAGAGCCGCGAAGCCGGGCATCCGGATGCGGTGCGCCAGCGGCATACGGAAGGCGTCGGCGGCCCGCTCACAC
Proteins encoded in this window:
- a CDS encoding alcohol dehydrogenase catalytic domain-containing protein, whose protein sequence is MAGVIAEIGDRVEGWSVGDRAAVGWLGGSCGHCAFCRVGDVVHCPERKAPGLSYPGGWARSITVPPMRSHASPTSSTSSTPPRSAARA
- a CDS encoding DUF1622 domain-containing protein is translated as MIGPGPTRSFYQPHDERGGGDDGGVLRLRRVQPTIALLTDFLLAAGLIRLAAEPSWMSLATAAATAAVRMLLNAGLCSPAARRV
- a CDS encoding ATP-binding protein, yielding MVDFVGRRQELATLERELRKVATGVGGERPGRCVMLRGRRRVGKSRLVERFAERSGAPFLFYAATGASPRDDLARLARDAQVSTLPLAQLVAAARPESWDTAFDVLAAALPTDRASVLVIDEVPYLMDAGGAFEGMLQRAWDRVLETKPVLLILIGSDLSMMEALNSYGRPFHQRGREMVLGPLNPAEVGRMLALDPADAFDAALVTGGLPLICAEWPRGAGLWDFLGEALSDPVSALLVSAERSLAAEFPPQAQARTVLAAIGSGERTFTNIARAAGGIGATPLQRALELLTDKRIVAAELPVSLRPSKDRRYRVADPYLRFWLHLLGPSMDEIERGRGDLTLARVRESWTSWRGRAIEPLLREALARILPDDLLPAAPAVGGYWTRTDNVEIDIVGADRAPIAKELLFVGSIKWFEQSPFDRHDLAALHRHRAALTDEPAPVVAVSRSGVDCTGLDAAYGPGDLLTAWPL
- a CDS encoding CPCC family cysteine-rich protein, which codes for MSDSYPCPCRRHRVLGTMPGSYEIPICFWEDDGVQFRWPTMAGGANKVSLIEAQRNYQDFGACDGHGRRYVRPPAEHKPLDPAWRPIDLARDSFEDWAAEDRAPWPDDRSVLCWRLPTFWRRDHP
- a CDS encoding HEAT repeat domain-containing protein, which codes for MTTHIERLIQQLDDSTGPSYDARAELIGIGSHATPALIDGLPSLGGFGQLTAIEVFEEVADPRCGPALIALLGSDDPTVREWAAMALARLEIDGAVEPLRRAYRACLERATPPDWSEPGGIRWALTELGARRPVVPPLTAHLRATAADDAPGWPSTHFTEIINDLADHAQVILYSQFWRVDASRTYGISGTGLDWELDWTAPWEHLVEESRTWSLLEASEAPAADDIFVAPTWIDRTDLYPER
- a CDS encoding DUF6000 family protein; translated protein: MPFQHPEEIGYGYVIERYVTRKDSDHPRYRELKSGRVLRPGWPHAERFACHLIDDAATITDAELEALLGYEWRSRLTAAWLIGVGRRATFRERISDLLLASEFCFSGSAYCFALARFGTHADAEILTAYLDHYLPRTDLRYDQPAALGALLRLDAHLGTHHADRFTQPAGLWDQWVNALTHLHDHPAYTLAELRRWTDLQCDFANGWTRP
- a CDS encoding DNA-binding protein; translation: MPGTLLLDSEGLSKLYRKDRTVVSLVQAASEEGIRVATSAMTTLEADYERIHPARIKWILSRIDVHDVTKAVTDEAAALLRAHHLHGHKYAIDAALAVIARNAPRPVTVLTSAPEDLTLLCGPAVEVVKV
- a CDS encoding tyrosine-type recombinase/integrase translates to MGSDGADAFADKVENDKKAGIRFDPAQALVPLRVWAEEWLERRVVGESTRRSYEGFIRNHLVPRLGRRTLAGLARRDFEEFAKDVHASGAGLAVSTVNDRMVMVAAMLEAAVADKRIPDNPARGVRISRAAPCAVDEDEIPTLGEVDLIAEHIAPQYRLAVYLQSGTGQRPSEALAFSVECRRSGFVRIRWQVSAKAHRDDCHTVFVPLKHRTEGEYRDVPAAAFVEQEIDAHLLRWEPVPVTFTGQRGRRHRLEVFFAPRQRGKGVMPTASTYGYHFRKACVSAGLVDADGKAKYSPGSLRHFFASTALANGVPIREVSRWLGHKSIKTTVDIYGHLVLEAWDRCRDIMQNAMRPATECSEEAVSAA
- a CDS encoding PIN domain-containing protein, which gives rise to MNIPYLYDAGVLIAIDNDDRRMWARHSLALEDGRDIHVPSVVVSQAWRDSRRQVRLGKFLAGCHVVPVGLETAKAAGILCGKAGTSDIVDATVVTMAASLGAIIWTSDPDDIRTLIDAQDIKPAPVIRTV